The following coding sequences lie in one Osmerus mordax isolate fOsmMor3 chromosome 13, fOsmMor3.pri, whole genome shotgun sequence genomic window:
- the hp gene encoding haptoglobin produces MTTLTKMDSINIWLSLAVLLLASCVCLADEALAENRIKHHASGLTSLRSRRMVGGTMAPLVPWQAMVSLEELNGSYAGGALIAPNWVLTAGRNLFVKKNRMDTQGTEAAIPKVYLGITGRPQADTSKEVAVEKVFLHPGFQNQSDWDNNLALIQLKTPVVLGPNVYPIPLPELGQHLADSQGEVGVIAGWGWGALFSPAQSLKHLVLPLADDLSCKTNENSGRLLHSRPTVDETMFCTGPSRYQENLCYGDAGGALVVRDHRDVYAAGILSFDKACSTEKYAIYMKLSEYLPWIHSVLRGDTEESATRRAAVVSEMHSWQRS; encoded by the exons ATGACCACACTGACAAAAATGGATTCTATAAACATCTG GTTGTCGTTGGCCGTGCTTCTGCTGGCGTCCTGTGTCTGTCTAGCAGATGAGGCTCTGGCTGAGAACAGGATCAAACATCACGCTTCAG GGTTGACATCCTTACGTTCCAGGCGCATGGTTGGGGGAACAATGGCTCCTCTGGTGCCCTGGCAAGCCATGGTGTCCCTGGAGGAGCTGAATGGAAGCTATGCAGGTGGAGCTCTCATTGCCCCAAATTGGGTTCTGACAGCAGGCAGGAACCTGTTTGTTAAGAAGAATCGCATGGACACGCAGGGCACAGAGGCAGCAATCCCTAAGGTGTACCTGGGGATCACAGGGCGGCCCCAGGCTGACACCTCGAAAGAGGTTGCTGTGGAGAAG GTGTTCCTACACCCAGGCTTCCAGAACCAGTCTGACTGGGACAACAACCTGGCTCTGATCCAACTGAAGACACCTGTGGTACTGGGGCCAAATGTGTACCCCATTCCCCTGCCAGAGTTGGGTCAGCACTTGGCAGACAGCCAGGGAGAAGTCGGGGTCATTgctggctgggggtggggggctctcTTCAGCCCCGCTCAGTCACTGAAACATCTAGTACTACCATTAGCCGATGACCTCTCCTGTAAAACAAATGAGAACAGTGGGAGGTTGCTGCACAGCAGGCCGACTGTGGATGAAACAATGTTCTGCACAGGGCCAAGCAG ATACCAGGAGAATTTGTGTTACGGAGATGCAGGGGGAGCACTGGTGGTCAGGGACCACAGAGACGTGTATGCAGCTGGGATACTGTCCTTTGACAAGGCCTGCTCCACTGAGAAGTATGCCATCTACATGAAACTGTCCGAATACCTTCCATGGATCCACAGCGTTCTGAGGGGAGACACCGAGGAGTCCGCCACTCGCCGCGCTGCAGTCGTATCCGAGATGCACTCCTGGCAACGGTCCTGA
- the LOC136955825 gene encoding adenosine receptor A3-like: MTALVANLSLPGTLLGLTETDSTPNLTGPVELPQTVGRGELGGSLAPLCTFCCCGLLNRTLAVVFMVSLAFAIVVGNVVTLTVFMQTRQSRTPQGYLKVSLAIADMMVGVLVVPFSVYTEISLMVTSSPPIWYQGGSTPSSPLSLGGLTAPWQPCMLIGPVFAGCTFVSISTIFLMTVERCIAILRPLHKDALVTRRRTLLLILLSWAGSFMLAMAPLILSNNFTLEYNECSRMCNYAPLLLGGELPPDANILLLFPAFDFILLGVTLAVNILSFTSIRRYTRKRKLLSEGSLGGDGGAGSGGGCPHRPSFSDIKAAKTIGILTFAFTASFSPIAVFVLGNVVGYIWCNFSFFAFWILTGNSCCNVIIYSVRDQRFRKGVTLLFQRDHSPPHGEKN; encoded by the exons ATGACCGCCCTGGTGGCTAACCTCAGTCTCCCCGGGACTCTGTTGGGCCTGACAGAGACCGATAGCACCCCCAACCTAACAGGGCCTGTAGAGTTACCACAAACAGTGGGGAGAGGTGAGCTAGGGGGCTCACTAGCCCCTCTCTGTACCTTCTGCTGCTGTGGTCTCCTGAATCGCACCCTAGCAGTTGTCTTCATGGTCAGTCTGGCCTTTGCCATAGTGGTGGGGAATGTGGTCACACTCACGGTCTTCATGCAAACAAGACAGTCCCGGACACCACAAGGATACCTAAAAG TATCTCTGGCCATAGCCGACATGATGGTGGGAGTCCTGGTGGTTCCTTTCTCTGTCTACACAGAGATCTCCCTGATGGTGACCAGCAGCCCACCAATCTGGTACCAGGGGGGGTCCACCCCTTCCTCGCCCTTGTCTCTGGGTGGACTGACTGCACCCTGGCAGCCCTGTATGCTTATTGGCCCAGTGTTTGCTGGCTGTACGTTTGTCTCCATCAGCACCATCTTCCTGATGACAGTAGAACGCTGCATTGCaatcctccgccccctccacaAGGACGCCCTGGTGACCAGGCGTCGCACcctgctcctcatcctcctctcctgggcCGGCTCCTTCATGCTGGCCATGGCCCCCCTCATTCTCAGCAACAACTTCACCCTGGAGTACAACGAATGCAGCCGCATGTGTAACTATGCCCCCCTGTTGTTGGGAGGGGAACTACCGCCGGATGCCAACATCTTATTACTGTTTCCAGCCTTTGATTTCATCTTGCTGGGGGTAACACTGGCCGTCAacatcctctccttcaccagcatTCGCCGGTATACCCGCAAACGCAAACTCCTGTCAGAGGGAAGTctagggggagatgggggagcaGGAAGCGGGGGAGGGTGCCCCCACAGACCCTCTTTCTCGGACATCAAGGCGGCCAAGACCATCGGCATCCTGACCTTTGCCTTCACAGCGTCGTTTTCTCCAATCGCTGTGTTTGTGCTGGGGAATGTGGTGGGCTACATCTGGTGTAACTTCTCTTTCTTTGCCTTCTGGATTCTGACCGGGAACAGCTGCTGCAATGTCATCATCTACAGCGTCAGGGACCAGCGTTTTAGGAAGGGCGTCACACTGCTCTTCCAGAGAGACCACTCGCCTCCGCACGGTGAGAAGAACTGA